From the genome of Spinacia oleracea cultivar Varoflay chromosome 2, BTI_SOV_V1, whole genome shotgun sequence, one region includes:
- the LOC130467483 gene encoding uncharacterized protein yields MEEGGGNEQLHRSSTVSVDVDDNAFSNQNQNFDDDENDSKFNVSGSDIEGSNSDEWSVDDEDNVGLDSDTGMVVMDNYDPYAADVWVDDGEDDDGDGNYFAKLYRNGEMFEEKEDGKIELKPWQLFCDKNHLRDVVRDYCIQRGFSVVVDRANNSIYIVYCSAEGCEWRLHASRLADGFTWATKSIKNPEHTCLGLEIRNPMVTTKWASRVLLEDIRANNDISAKSLNLLLWNTFKVNMATSTLYRVRARALIEIHGGFDESYAHLPGYYGLRQGVRGFVGVDGAHLKGNYGGVLLSAVALDGNNKLFPFAWGIVSNEDADTWVLKLHLTSCGRKWIGDLHQTFVRQLEEAFPGLLMLSLFWKATGAYSTFTFRKAMEQIDKVGKGGRLWLAKLGDQARWNVDRRNTMVRLATRRQMCEEWTRNDICPNIVKRVQKLCHDSRTCHSFHCSEGEFEIFEGKSYLPVSLNNQTCICGQWQISGIPCRHGMRAILDAQLDLHAFIDEWHSVRKYKLAYSSGIKSIPDFEQWPGMNVPKILPSELTRGIGRPCRNRKRDDTKEKKGKRS; encoded by the exons ATGGAGGAAGGAG GTGGAAACGAGCAACTGCACAGAAGTTCTACTGTTAGTGTTGATGTTGATGATAATGCATTCTCAAATCAAAATCAGAattttgatgatgatgaaaATGACTCGAAATTCAATGTTAGTGGCAGTGACATTGAAGGTTCAAATTCTGATGAATGGAGTGTGGATGATGAAGATAATGTGGGGTTAGATAGTGATACCGGGATGGTTGTAATGGATAATTATGACCCATATGCTGCTGATGTATGGGTAGATGATGGAGAAGATGATGATGGGGATGGAAATTACTTTGCAAAGTTGTACCGAAATGGGGAAATGTTTGAAGAGAAAGAGGATGGGAAGATTGAATTGAAACCCTGGCAACTTTTTTGTGATAAAAACCATTTGAGGGATGTAGTGAGAGATTATTGTATCCAACGTGGGTTTTCAGTAGTGGTTGATAGAGCCAACAATTCCATTTACATTGTCTACTGTTCAGCCGAGGGGTGTGAGTGGAGGCTACATGCTTCCAGATTAGCAGATGGGTTCACTTGGGCTACCAAGTCAATCAAGAATCCTGAGCATACTTGCCTGGGTTTGGAGATCCGAAACCCTATGGTCACAACAAAATGGGCTAGTAGAGTGTTGTTGGAAGACATTAGGGCCAACAATGATATTTCTGCAAAGTCGTTGAACTTGTTGTTATGGAACACGTTTAAGGTTAACATGGCTACAAGTACATTGTACAGAGTGAGAGCAAGGGCACTAATTGAAATACATGGTGGGTTTGATGAATCATATGCTCATTTGCCTGGTTACT ATGGACTAAGGCAGGGTGTTAGAGGTTTTGTTGGTGTTGATGGAGCTCATTTGAAAGGGAATTATGGGGGTGTATTGTTATCTGCAGTGGCATTAGATGGGAACAATAAGTTGTTCCCATTTGCATGGGGAATAGTGTCAAATGAAGATGCAGACACTTG GGTATTGAAGTTGCATTTAACAAGTTGTGGCCGAAAGTGGATAGGAGATTTGCACCAAACATTTGTCCGGCAACTGGAAGAAGCATTTCCTGGTCTACTCATGCTTTCTCTATTTTGGAAAGCAACAGGGGCCTACTCAACTTTCACATTCAGAAAGGCCATGGAGCAAATAGATAAGGTGGGAAAGGGAGGAAGGTTGTGGCTGGCCAAACTTGGTGATCAGGCTAGATGGA ATGTAGACCG GAGGAATACTATGGTGAGATTAGCTACTAGAAGACAAATGTGTGAAGAGTGGACAAGGAATGACATATGTCCAAATATTGTGAAAAGGGTTCAAAAGCTTTGTCATGATTCTAGGACTTGCCATTCATTTCATTGTTCTGAAGGTGAGTTTGAGATATTTGAAGGTAAATCTTACCTACCTGTAAGCTTGAACAATCAAACTTGTATTTGTGGACAATGGCAAATTTCTGGAATTCCATGTAGGCATGGGATGAGGGCCATATTAGATGCACAACTTGACCTTCATGCTTTTATTGATGAGTGGCATTCTGTCCGAAAATACAAGTTAGCATACTCTAGTGGCATAAAGTCTATACCAGACTTTGAGCAATGGCCTGGTATGAACGTGCCAAAGATATTACCATCCGAGCTAACAAGAGGAATTGGAAGGCCATGTAGGAATAGAAAGAGAGATGATACTAAAGAGAAGAAGGGGAAGAGATCATGA
- the LOC110792649 gene encoding cytochrome P450 87A3-like, with protein MIFNLTAKKLISHDAETSSENLRENFVAFIKGLISFPLDIPGTAYHECLQGRKKAMKMLKNMLQERRMMPRKQNTDFYDYVLVELAKEETLLTEGIALDLMFVLLFASFETTSLALTVALKYLSDYPLVLQKLTEEHEAILKKRENPDSHLTWSEYKSMTFTFQFINETVRLANIVPGIFRKALKDVSYKGYTIPAGWGVMVCPPAVHLNPAKYENPLDFNPSRWEGGEINGVSKHFMAFGGGMRFCVGTDFTKVQMAVFLHCLVTKYRWNPVKGGNIVRTPGLQFPDGFHVQLSEKRSTKT; from the exons ATGATTTTCAATCTGACAGCCAAAAAGCTAATTAGTCATGATGCTGAAACCTCTTCAGAAAATCTAAGGGAGAATTTTGTTGCTTTCATTAAGGGATTAATCTCCTTCCCTTTGGACATTCCTGGTACAGCATACCACGAATGTTTACAG GGAAGAAAGAAAGCAATGAAGATGCTGAAAAATATGCTACAAGAGAGAAGAATGATGCCCAGAAAACAGAACACCGACTTTTATGATTATGTTTTAGTGGAACTGGCAAAGGAGGAAACACTACTAACAGAGGGAATTGCTTTGGACTTGATGTTTGTGCTTCTCTTTGCTAGCTTTGAGACAACCTCCTTGGCTTTAACCGTAGCCTTAAAATATCTCTCAGATTATCCTCTGGTGCTACAAAAACTAACG GAAGAGCATGAGGCGATTTTAAAGAAGCGTGAAAATCCTGATTCTCACCTTACATGGAGTGAATACAAATCAATGACATTCACTTTTCAG TTTATCAATGAAACAGTTAGGCTGGCAAATATAGTTCCAGGAATATTTAGAAAAGCATTGAAAGATGTCAGCTACAAGG GTTACACCATTCCAGCTGGTTGGGGTGTCATGGTCTGTCCTCCAGCTGTACACTTAAACCCTGCTAAATATGAAAATCCCCTTGACTTTAATCCATCGAGATGGGAG GGAGGAGAAATAAATGGTGTATCCAAACATTTCATGGCTTTCGGTGGAGGCATGAGATTTTGTGTTGGGACAGATTTTACCAAGGTGCAAATGGCTGTATTTCTACACTGCTTGGTTACAAAGTACAG GTGGAATCCAGTAAAAGGAGGGAACATAGTTCGGACCCCTGGCTTACAGTTTCCAGATGGATTTCATGTTCAATTGTCTGAGAAAAGGTCAACAAAAACATAA